AGCCAGAAAATCAAGATGGATCACCCTGTTTTTAATGGGGTCTCTCTGGATTTCCTTCACCATCGAGAACCTTTTCGCGGGGGCCTCGGAGCCTTCTATCTCAAGTTCCAAGACGGTGTTTATTCCGGCGTTGTTTGAAAGCGCCCGCTTAAGTTCGTCGGGACGCACCACAAGCGCTACCGGATTCTCCCCCTGTCCGTAAAGTATGGCCGGTATGTTTCCTTCCTTTCTTACTTCCCTGGCTCCGCTTTTGCCGATTCTTATTCTGGGTTTTACCCGAAGTGAGCTTTGTACCATGGTTTTTCTCCTGGATTTCGTTTAAGTGAAAAGTGCGCTTATCGATTCCCCGAGCGCCGTTCTCCTTATGGCTTCGCCGATAAGGTCGGCGATGCTGAGAACCGTGATTTTTTCACTTTTTTTCTGGTTTTCCTGCTGGGGAATGGTGTTTGTGATTATTACCTCGTCGATGTCCGAGTTGTTTATCCTGTCAAGAGCGGGTCCTGAGAGAACGCCGTGGGTGCAGCAGAGCGATACGCTTTTCGCGCCTTTGCTAAGAAGCACTCTCGCGGCTTCCGTGGCGGTCCCCGCCGTGTCCACCAGATCGTCGACTATTACCGCGTGCTTGTCTTCCACGTCGCCGATTATGTTGCTGATCTGCGCGACGTTGGGTGCGGGCCTTCTTTTGTAGCAGATGGCGATTTCGGAGTGGGTCCTGTCCGCAAACTCAGTCGCCCTCTCAACCCCTCCCGCGTCGGGGGAAACGATTACCAGTTCGCCGTTGGGGTACTTTTCCCGCAGGTGGTTGATTATCACGGGCGTGGCGTAGAGGTGGGTTACCGGAACGTCGAAAAACCCCTGTATCTGGCCGGCGTGCAGGTCCATGGTAACTATCTTGCTCGCTCCCGCCACGACTATCAGGTCCGCGGCGAGCTTGGCGCTTATCGGGGCGCGCGGCTGAACCTTGCGGTCCTGCCTTGCGTATCCGTAA
This is a stretch of genomic DNA from Candidatus Dadabacteria bacterium. It encodes these proteins:
- a CDS encoding ribose-phosphate pyrophosphokinase; this encodes MESKHMKIFSGMSNHPLFEDVCDYLDVSPGQMEITRFSDGEIFVDIRESVRGSNVFLIQSTCPPVNENIMELLVITDALKRASARSITAVIPYYGYARQDRKVQPRAPISAKLAADLIVVAGASKIVTMDLHAGQIQGFFDVPVTHLYATPVIINHLREKYPNGELVIVSPDAGGVERATEFADRTHSEIAICYKRRPAPNVAQISNIIGDVEDKHAVIVDDLVDTAGTATEAARVLLSKGAKSVSLCCTHGVLSGPALDRINNSDIDEVIITNTIPQQENQKKSEKITVLSIADLIGEAIRRTALGESISALFT